AGGATTGTGCCTCTTTCAATAAAGAAATTGAAGTAAATAAAAATTCTCTCAATGTCGTCATGAAAAGAATTGAGGATTATCAATCTAGATTAAATAAACTTGATAGTGCTAATAAATTATTAGATGAAGAGTTAGATGGTTTAAAAAATGAATTGAAGCCTCATCAAGATAAGTTTGATCAATTGCAAAACACCCTTCAGGAGAATTATGAAAAAAATCAAAAATCATCATTAATAGCTTTTAATAACGATTTTAATAATCTTGATAAAAAACTTGAATTACTTTGTAAGGAGAGAGATGTTTTATTAGAAAAGAAGAATCAATTTGCTTTAGATAAAGAGCGCATTAATAATTCATTAAAAATAACATTATTACAAGAAAAAAATTTGCAGGAATCTATTAAAGAACTTGCAATTGCTCATAGTGAATGGATAGAAAAAAGAGATAAATTTAAAAAAGAACTTTTAGTTTTAGATAATCAAAAGAATTCTCTTGAGAAGGATTTAGGTTTATTGAGAAGGAAAAGAGATGAATTAAACGCTTCAATTTCAAATAAAAGGCAAGAACATAATAACTATCTATTGAAGCTTGAATATCTTGAAAGGGATATGCATTCTCTTAAAGAAGAGATCAGAAGTGAGAAAATAAAATTAGAAAATTATAAAAAAGATTTACCTAATCCTTCCCCGCAGTTTGGAGAATATGAAGGGAGGAGTCTTGAATCTTTGCAATCAGAAATCTCTATGATAAATGCAAAACTACAAAGCTTAGAACCTGTCAATATGTTGGCACTTGATGAATTAGAAGAATTAATTGAGAGATTAAATGGTTTACGAGAAAAATTAGAAATTCTTTCTAAGGAAAGATCTGAATTATTGCTTAGAATAGAAACTGTATCGACTATGCGTCAGGAAGCTTTTATGCAAGCATTTGTAGAAGTTGATAAACACTTTAGAGAAATTTTTGCAAATTTATCTGACGGAGATGGTTTCCTTCAACTTGAGAATCCTAATTCTCCTTTGGAGGGAGGATTAACTTTAGTAGCTCACCCTAAGGGGAAAAATGTCAGAAGATTAGCTTCTATGTCAGGTGGTGAAAAATCATTAACTGCTTTAAGTTTTTTATTTGCTTTGCAAAAGTATAGACCTTCCCCTTTTTATGCATTAGATGAGGTTGATAGTTTTTTAGATGGTATAAATGTTGAAAGGTTGTCAAAATTAATATCTAATCAGTCATCAAATGCTCAATTTTTAGTCGTGAGTCATAGAAGGCCTATGATTAGTGCATCTGAGAGAACAATTGGTGTTGCCCAAGCAAAAGGTGCTAATACGCAAGTTGTTGGGTTACCAAATGCTGCATAAACACACTTTTTTGAATTTATACGTCAGAATGATAAAAAGATATTTATGAGTTTGTCTAACACATCAGCGAACAAGAATAGTTCTAATTCTGTTCCTAGCGAACGGTTATGGTTAAGGTCAGAATTGATGGGAACACAAGTTATAACTACCGATACTGGTAAGCGTTTAGGTTTAGTTGGTGAAGTTGTTGTTGATATCGACAGAAGAGAGGTGGTCGCTTTAGGACTTAGAGATAATCCACTTACAAGATTTTTACCAGGCTTACCAAAATGGATGCCATTAGAAAGTATAAAGCAAGTTGGAGATGTCATATTAGTTGACTCTTTAGATTCATTGAGTGAAGGTTTTTCTCCAGAAAGATACGGAAAAGTAATTAATTGTCAAGTGATTACTGAATCCGGAGAACTGTTAGGCAGGGTGCTGGGTTTTTCTTTTGATATCGAGACTGGGGATTTAATTTCACTTGTCATGGGTGCAGTTGGTGTTCCGCTGTTAGGTGAGGGAGTCTTGAGTACTTGGGAAATTCCTGTTGAAGAAATAGTAAGTAGTGGTACAGATAGGATTATTGTTTATGAGGGTGCTGAAGAGAAATTAAAACAATTAAGCAGTGGTTTACTTGAGAAACTTGGCGTCGGAGGGTCTTCATGGGATGAGAGACAAGCAAATGGATATTCAGCTAATCTTGTACCAGTTGAGAATCAGTTACTCTCTGGTTCGGAATTAGAACAACAAAATACTTTCGTTGAAGAATATGAAGAAGAAGTTGATGAACAAGATGATTATGAAGATGATTATGAAGATGAACTTGAATATGTTGAAATAAAAGATTCTTCAGAGGAAATTAATAAGAAAAAAAAGTTATATATGGAGAATGATTATTCTGATCAGATTGAGAATCAAAACAGTTTAAATCAAATGGATGAAGAAAAAAATGATGATTTTAAACAAAAAAAAGAATCAAATACTAATTTTGCATCGAAAAGACCAATTCAAAATGCGAGAGAAACTTTAGATATCGAACCACTAGATCAGCAAAATTTAGTTATGGATAATAAAAAATCAGAAAAGTTTGAAATTGATGATCCCTGGTAATTGTCAAAGTTTTTTAATTGAATTAGCAATGATAGAAGCAAGCTTTTTTGCTGCACCTTTATTACCTCTTTCTTTTTGTAAACTATCACTAATGTTTTTTAATTGATCTTTATTTTTTATAAGAAATAATACTTCTCTCGCAATTTTTTTAGGTGAAAAATTTCCTATTCTTTCAGGGACAATCATTCTTTTAGCTTTAATATTTGGCCAAGCAAAAAACTTCTTTTTTTTAAAATAAAAATATCTAATTATAAAAGTTAGGAATCTATTTATTAATGAAATTTTACCAATTATTCCAATAATCCCATCCCAGGCATTCATCATATTCAAATGTTGAGTTGGCAGGACAACTAACATTGGAAGAGCAATTGCTGCTAATTCTGAAGTATTTGCTCCTACAGTTGTAATCGCAATATCACATTCTTTTAAAATTTCGTAGCAAGGATGTTTCTTAATTAGATAAATTTTTGTATTTTTTGATGTTTCAATTTCATAATCAAAACGGGAGTCTTTAAGGTTTTTCAGTGTTTTGATTTTTGATGAGTAATATTTTGAAATTGGATTTCTCTCGCTTTGAAAGAATAAATATTCACTTTTATTAGTGGTTGGGGCAATGGGAATTATAAAATTTATATTTTGATTTTCTTCAGCGATATGATCTGCAACTTCTAAGAAGAAAGGAATTCCAATAGAGAGCTTTGCTTTTTTAGAACCAGGTAACAATGCAATATTGTGTTTTTCTTTATTTTTTAATGATATTTCACTATTAAGTTTGATATCTGCCATCAAATCGCCAATGATTTGACATTTATATTTATATCTTTTAGGAATCAACTCTTTTACTTTTGCATTCATAGCAGCAATTACGTTAGTCCATTGAGGCCATCGTGAAATCCATTCAGCATATGTGATATTTAAATAACCTAGTCTTTTGGCTAGTAAAATACTCCAAAATTGATCACCGCCAAGGAAAATAACTATCCCTTTTTTTGGCCAGTTTGCAAATGAATGTGGCTTTAGTAATAATTTCCAAAAACTTTTGGATTTAGTGATTAATTCAAATTTATTCCATGATTTTGCAACTAAAAATTCTTTTCCAGTAGCATTTGGGCAAGGAACAAGGACTAACCTAAGAGTGAAATTGATTTTATCTTCATCACATAGAGATTCACTTATCTTGTTAAGCTCATTAACTAAAGGACTTACCCATGTAGCTAATTCACCAGGGCCATTGGAAACTATTACTACTGCAACTGATTTTTTTTTCATTGCAGTTAAACCAAAGACATTAAATGCGGACGGCGAGACTTGAACTCGCAAGGCCGAAGCCACACGCTCCTTAGACGTGCGCGTCTACCAATTCCGCCACGTCCGCAAAGGGTTTTCAAACACCTGTGGGCAACTTTACCCTAAAGACATAATACATTATTGACTGAAATAAGGATGTAGTTCAAAAAAAGAATTTTTGGAAATTATGAATTATTTTTCTA
This window of the Prochlorococcus marinus XMU1411 genome carries:
- a CDS encoding PRC-barrel domain-containing protein; translated protein: MSLSNTSANKNSSNSVPSERLWLRSELMGTQVITTDTGKRLGLVGEVVVDIDRREVVALGLRDNPLTRFLPGLPKWMPLESIKQVGDVILVDSLDSLSEGFSPERYGKVINCQVITESGELLGRVLGFSFDIETGDLISLVMGAVGVPLLGEGVLSTWEIPVEEIVSSGTDRIIVYEGAEEKLKQLSSGLLEKLGVGGSSWDERQANGYSANLVPVENQLLSGSELEQQNTFVEEYEEEVDEQDDYEDDYEDELEYVEIKDSSEEINKKKKLYMENDYSDQIENQNSLNQMDEEKNDDFKQKKESNTNFASKRPIQNARETLDIEPLDQQNLVMDNKKSEKFEIDDPW
- a CDS encoding glycosyl transferase, whose product is MKKKSVAVVIVSNGPGELATWVSPLVNELNKISESLCDEDKINFTLRLVLVPCPNATGKEFLVAKSWNKFELITKSKSFWKLLLKPHSFANWPKKGIVIFLGGDQFWSILLAKRLGYLNITYAEWISRWPQWTNVIAAMNAKVKELIPKRYKYKCQIIGDLMADIKLNSEISLKNKEKHNIALLPGSKKAKLSIGIPFFLEVADHIAEENQNINFIIPIAPTTNKSEYLFFQSERNPISKYYSSKIKTLKNLKDSRFDYEIETSKNTKIYLIKKHPCYEILKECDIAITTVGANTSELAAIALPMLVVLPTQHLNMMNAWDGIIGIIGKISLINRFLTFIIRYFYFKKKKFFAWPNIKAKRMIVPERIGNFSPKKIAREVLFLIKNKDQLKNISDSLQKERGNKGAAKKLASIIANSIKKL